The following proteins are co-located in the Apium graveolens cultivar Ventura chromosome 5, ASM990537v1, whole genome shotgun sequence genome:
- the LOC141724856 gene encoding histidine kinase CRE1-like, translating to MAMKMQGYHMVSVKFNDPFGAKRKYTFINKVWLPKILVLWIMIMVFASRVLYNRMDAENKERRKEVLVSMCDQRARMLQDQFNVSVNHVHALAVLVSTFHFYKNPSAIDQETFAEYTARTAFERPLLNGVAYAQRVVNSGRDEFEKQHGWTIKTMEREPSPIRDEYAPVIFSQETVSYIESLDMMSGEEDRENILRARSTGKAVLTRPFRLLGSDHLGVVLTFPVYKFKLDPNPSVEQRVEATAGYLGGAFDVESLVENLLGQLSRNQAIVVNVYDITNTSDPLIMYGLENQDCDISLERLSMLDFGDPFRRHQMICRYLQKAPTAWTAITTASLIFVIGLLVGYMIYGAALHIVKVEDDFDQMEKLKVQAEAADVAKSQFLATVSHEIRTPMNGILGMLALLLDTNLSSTQRDYGQTAQACGKALIALINEVLDRAKIEAGKLDLEVVPFDIRSILDDVLSLFSEKSRQKGVELAVFVSDKVPEIVVGDPGRFRQVITNLVGNSVKFTEKGHILVQVHLADHAQVLGASSDTTLNRGFKGAVSSHFSTLSGREAADDKNKWDTFKYLIGSEEFTCKASNNVVGPDESFQNVTLMVSVEDTGIGIPVRAQERVYMPFMQADSSTSRNYGGTGIGLSISKCLVELMGGQINFVSRPQIGSTFSFTAVFRRCQNVTTGDMKKSLAGDLPMTFKGLKAILVDERPVRAAITKYHLKRLGIVVEIAGSINIAAAISGINSTVRSRNCLQQDMILIEKDSWLSNEDDFLNLRLSECKQKGDKNLSKMILLATNITSAEFDKAKAAGFADTVIMKPLRASMVAACLQQVFGTGQKPQGKEMLNGSFLRSLLCGKKILVVDDNRVNRRVAAGALKKFGADVECAESGKDALALLQFPHSFDACFMDIQMPEMDGFEATRRIRMLESKENEQMNGEYVVNRTARTTEWHLPILAMTADVIHATHDECLKNGMDGYVSKPFEEENLYQAVAIFFEPKPVSDS from the exons atggCAATGAAGATGCAAGGTTATCATATGGTGTCTGTGAAATTTAATGATCCATTTGGAGCCAAGAGAAAGTACACATTTATAAACAAAGTATGGCTACCCAAAATTTTAGTACTCTGGATTATGATCATGGTGTTTGCTAGTAGAGTGTTATACAATAGGATGGATGCTGAAAACAAAGAAAGAAGGAAAGAAGTTCTTGTGAGCATGTGTGATCAGAGGGCTCGAATGCTGCAAGATCAATTTAATGTCAGTGTTAATCATGTTCACGCCCTTGCTGTTTTGGTATCTACTTTTCACTTCTATAAGAATCCCTCGGCAATTGATCAG GAAACTTTTGCAGAGTACACCGCTAGGACAGCTTTCGAAAGGCCATTGTTAAATGGTGTTGCTTATGCACAAAGGGTTGTGAATTCAGGAAGGGATGAATTCGAGAAGCAACATGGTTGGACAATAAAGACAATGGAAAGAGAGCCTTCACCTATTCGAGATGAGTATGCCCCTGTGATATTCTCTCAAGAAACAGTCTCCTATATCGAATCACTTGATATGATGTCAGGAGAG GAGGACCGTGAAAACATATTGAGGGCTAGATCTACTGGGAAAGCAGTTCTTACAAGGCCATTCCGATTGTTGGGTTCTGATCATCTTGGGGTTGTATTGACATTTCCTGTATATAAATTTAAGCTTGACCCAAATCCTTCTGTGGAACAACGTGTTGAGGCAACGGCAGG ATACCTTGGTGGAGCATTTGACGTGGAGTCGCTAGTTGAAAATCTTCTAGGCCAACTTTCTCGGAACCAAGCAATTGTAGTCAATGTTTATGACATTACCAATACTTCAGATCCCCTTATTATGTACGGACTTGAAAATCAAGATTGTGATATTTCCCTCGAGCGTCTAAGCATGCTTGATTTTGGGGATCCGTTCAGAAGACACCAAATGATATGTCG GTATCTTCAGAAGGCACCAACAGCATGGACAGCAATCACGACTGCTTCCTTAATCTTTGTAATTGGTTTACTAGTTGGCTACATGATATACGGTGCAGCACTTCACATTGTCAAAGTTGAGGATGACTTCGACCAAATGGAGAAGCTAAAAGTGCAAGCAGAAGCTGCAGATGTTGCGAAATCCCAG TTTCTTGCCACTGTTTCACATGAAATTAGAACGCCAATGAACGGCATCCTTG GGATGCTAGCGTTGCTGCTCGATACAAATTTGAGCTCAACACAAAGGGACTATGGTCAAACAGCTCAGGCATGTGGAAAGGCACTGATAGCTTTGATTAATGAAGTCCTTGATAGGGCAAAAATTGAAGCTGGAAAGTTAGATCTGGAAGTAGTCCCATTTGACATTAGATCCATACTAGACGACGTGCTCTCTTTATTCTCTGAAAAGTCTAGGCAAAAAGGTGTTGAG CTAGCGGTGTTTGTATCTGATAAAGTTCCAGAAATTGTTGTCGGAGATCCAGGAAGATTCCGGCAAGTGATCACAAATCTTGTGGGAAATTCTGTCAAG TTTACAGAAAAAGGACACATTCTCGTGCAAGTTCACCTTGCTGACCATGCACAAGTACTAGGGGCAAGTTCTGACACGACTCTGAACAGAGGATTTAAAGGTGCAGTTAGCAGTCACTTCAGTACTTTGAGTGGTCGTGAAGCTGCTGATGATAAGAATAAATGGGATACATTTAAATATTTGATTGGCAGTGAAGAGTTCACTTGTAAAGCTTCTAATAATGTGGTAGGTCCTGATGAATCATTTCAAAATGTCACATTGATGGTATCTGTTGAAGATACAGGGATAGGGATTCCCGTACGTGCACAAGAGCGGGTGTACATGCCATTCATGCAGGCAGATAGTTCAACTTCTAGAAATTATGGCGGAACTGGTATCGGATTAAGTATAAGCAAGTGTCTAGTTGAGTTGATGGGTGGTCAGATAAACTTTGTTAGTCGTCCACAAATTGGAAGTACATTTTCGTTTACTGCTGTCTTCAGAAGGTGCCAAAATGTTACAACCGGTGATATGAAAAAGTCCCTGGCTGGAGATCTCCCTATGACATTTAAAGGACTGAAAGCTATTTTAGTTGATGAGAGACCTGTTAGAGCTGCTATAacaaaatatcatttaaaaagaCTTGGTATCGTTGTAGAAATTGCCGGTAGCATCAATATAGCAGCCGCTATATCAGGAATAAACAGTACTGTGAGATCTAG AAACTGTTTGCAGCAAGATATGATTCTGATTGAGAAAGATTCATGGTTATCTAATGAAGATGATTTCTTAAATCTAAGACTGTCCGAATGCAAACAAAAGGGAGACAAAAACTTATCCAAGATGATCCTTCTGGCCACCAATATTACCAGTGCTGAGTTTGACAAAGCAAAAGCAGCAGGTTTTGCAGATACTGTGATTATGAAGCCTTTGAGGGCCAGCATGGTGGCAGCCTGTCTTCAGCAGGTGTTTGGTACAGGACAAAAGCCACAAGGCAAAGAAATGCTTAATGGATCTTTCCTTCGAAGTCTGCTTTGTGGCAAGAAAATATTAGTGGTTGACGACAACAGGGTGAATCGTAGAGTTGCTGCCGGTGCACTGAAGAAGTTTGGTGCTGATGTGGAGTGTGCTGAGAGTGGTAAAGATGCTCTTGCATTGCTTCAATTTCCCCACAGTTTTGACGCATGCTTCATGGATATTCAGATGCCAGAAATGGACGG TTTTGAGGCAACTCGCCGAATCAGGATGCTGGAGAGCAAGGAAAACGAGCAGATGAATGGTGAATATGTCGTCAATAGAACTGCAAGGACTACAGAATGGCATTTACCCATATTAGCCATGACGGCTGATGTTATCCATGCCACACATGATGAGTGCCTGAAAAACGGAATGGATGGTTACGTATCAAAGCCATTTGAAGAAGAGAACCTCTATCAAGCTGTTGCTATTTTTTTTGAACCAAAACCAGTATCAGACTCATAG